One Roseburia rectibacter DNA window includes the following coding sequences:
- a CDS encoding sugar transferase — protein sequence MRKRERYKHLLNLFANFVMLVAETAMFAFIWYKMYVPELEDKFWNRGNWAVIGMYALVLFFFIRTFGGYRIGYLRITDICLSQILGILFANIIEYFQICMIANDYMSASPLLLLTTAEIAVTLPTVFVVRYFYVRLYPPRRMIVIYGEHSPEELISKINSRKDKYNVCATASAYMGYEALYSKILEYEAVVLCDLPASIRNKILKFCYDQNKRTYITPKISDIILNGTERIHLFDTPLMLSRNQGLTIEQRFVKRTMDIVFALLAIVISSPFLLVIAVAIKLYDGGPVFYKQERLTRDRETFQIIKFRSMKVDSEKQGAQLAKKDDDRITPVGKIIRRTHLDELPQIFNILKGEMSFVGPRPERQEIAEKYEEIVPEFRFRLKVKAGLTGYAQVYGKYNTTPYDKLKLDLTYIQTYSAWLDVKLMLMTFKIMFQKENTEGVDEKQTTAIKKES from the coding sequence ATGAGGAAAAGGGAAAGATATAAACATTTGCTGAATTTATTTGCTAATTTTGTAATGCTTGTGGCTGAGACAGCAATGTTTGCATTTATATGGTATAAAATGTATGTGCCGGAATTGGAGGATAAGTTCTGGAATAGAGGAAACTGGGCAGTAATCGGAATGTATGCATTGGTATTGTTCTTTTTTATCCGTACATTTGGCGGATACCGGATCGGATACCTTAGAATTACAGATATTTGTTTGTCGCAGATCCTTGGAATTTTGTTTGCAAATATTATCGAGTATTTTCAGATTTGTATGATTGCAAATGATTATATGTCAGCATCACCGCTTCTGTTATTGACGACAGCTGAGATTGCAGTGACACTGCCTACCGTTTTTGTTGTAAGATATTTTTATGTCAGATTATATCCGCCAAGACGTATGATCGTAATATACGGGGAACATTCTCCGGAAGAACTGATTTCCAAGATTAATTCCAGAAAAGATAAGTACAATGTTTGTGCAACTGCCAGCGCCTATATGGGATATGAGGCATTGTATTCTAAAATATTAGAGTATGAAGCGGTAGTTTTATGTGATCTTCCGGCAAGTATCCGTAATAAAATTTTAAAGTTCTGTTATGATCAGAATAAAAGAACCTATATTACACCGAAGATATCGGATATTATTTTAAATGGAACGGAACGAATCCATTTGTTTGATACACCTCTTATGTTGTCAAGAAATCAGGGACTTACGATAGAGCAGAGATTTGTAAAGAGGACTATGGATATCGTGTTTGCACTGCTCGCGATTGTTATTTCATCGCCGTTTTTACTGGTCATTGCAGTTGCAATCAAACTGTATGATGGGGGACCGGTATTCTATAAGCAGGAGCGTCTGACGAGAGACCGCGAGACGTTTCAGATTATCAAGTTTCGCAGCATGAAAGTAGATTCGGAAAAACAGGGAGCACAGCTTGCCAAAAAAGATGATGACAGGATCACACCGGTTGGAAAAATAATTCGAAGAACGCATTTAGACGAGCTTCCTCAGATTTTTAATATTTTAAAGGGAGAAATGTCTTTTGTTGGTCCTAGACCGGAAAGACAGGAAATTGCTGAAAAATATGAAGAAATTGTTCCGGAATTTAGGTTCCGCCTGAAAGTAAAAGCCGGATTGACAGGGTATGCACAGGTATATGGAAAATATAATACAACACCATATGATAAATTAAAACTGGATCTGACTTATATACAGACATATTCAGCGTGGTTAGATGTGAAATTAATGCTTATGACATTTAAGATTATGTTTCAGAAAGAAAACACAGAAGGTGTAGATGAAAAGCAGACGACAGCGATCAAAAAGGAATCATAG
- a CDS encoding fibronectin type III domain-containing protein, translating to MKKRHQAGKRIAAWLMALSLCVTAVPAEQVVYAAGEQNETEITELTQNPEVTESTEAMGDSENAEGNEAGDSGEDQISETTENTGTEENSEMPADTESTEIPETTENTESTQATEDSEMTDDTESTEALIGDNEAADTEKEESEDILKKDGNVTPGSTYAAATSIGLNTTYNATTSRTSVTHWYKFTMSKAGMVQLKFAHANLSSASNSTAWRIDFIADQVGGLVTVTSGMQDTQNQTAKIGLDAGTYYVQITGTGVLTVGSAAYSFSVQYEDTYCETEQNNTIATADNYDRLGQTITGSISSASDTDYYKITSTTKGYLSFQLQHDKVSGRLSTDIYSVAVCDAAGNTLYTMTSKKDEEKSESVNFGLDAGTYYLKVSGIQYMDASGSLTVQGANGETYKLKVSWTNADNWESESNDDINTADTMTSGKAVYGSLYGVSDSDYYGFQTTKDGYIVINLQHSKVTGWQNKAIYAVTVCDTSGNSIYEMTSKAEDEATDSIKLGLSAGKYYIKVAGQNAYYGGNYVIKTTFKACSTWEHESNDTYDTANTAVSGTTYSGDIRTYSDVDYFKTSLSANGYINVKLTHPVVSGQETTNMFVLSVIRKVDKDQYTEVYTTKIRGGDTSISTPNLGLPKGEYYIKIAGTGNTTGTLLSGTSYPVNYDVCIKAKTASDREVESNDSAATANTVKNGKTYYGSTSSSSDKDYYKIKMSKAGYLQIKFGHKNSQSTASCYNVVLYNKDNSEIYKFTNTGTETSYTSCKLGLDAGEYYVCVSQASTLYTGDYTICLTQKAASGWETENNGDWASADNIQVGKAVKGVITGYSSDEDYYRFTLTKAQYINFSLAHEKINDAGRSWYVTLYNANAKRGYQDYDHIYSYAGSTYTESSAVKLSRGTYYLKVQAFAKNAVDKEYTLCVNKIGNKKTSVTSVKSTAYNKLKVSWKVVPAAASYQIYRSTKKDGDYQNIKTIDSVGTSSWTDSSVKTGKTYYYKIKVVVKTQNGNQTSGFSNVKSAKAVPAKTTLKAKASNAKNVKLTWSKVKGANGYEIYRSNRKDGKYQKVKTISKGGTTSYKDGKLKKSTTYYYKIRVYRKVDRKKVYGSYSSVVSVKTKAK from the coding sequence ATGAAAAAAAGACATCAGGCAGGAAAAAGGATCGCTGCTTGGCTTATGGCATTGAGCCTTTGCGTGACAGCAGTTCCGGCAGAGCAGGTGGTATATGCAGCCGGTGAACAAAATGAAACAGAGATTACAGAACTAACACAGAATCCTGAGGTGACAGAGAGCACGGAGGCGATGGGAGACTCTGAAAACGCAGAGGGGAATGAAGCAGGAGATAGTGGCGAAGATCAGATTTCTGAGACAACGGAAAATACCGGAACAGAAGAAAATTCTGAGATGCCGGCGGATACGGAGAGTACAGAAATTCCTGAGACGACTGAAAATACAGAGAGTACGCAGGCAACAGAAGATTCAGAGATGACTGACGATACAGAAAGTACAGAGGCACTTATCGGGGATAACGAAGCGGCAGACACGGAGAAAGAAGAAAGTGAGGATATTCTAAAGAAAGATGGAAATGTGACTCCGGGAAGTACCTATGCGGCAGCAACATCGATTGGACTGAATACAACTTATAATGCAACGACATCCAGAACATCTGTTACACATTGGTATAAATTTACGATGAGCAAAGCCGGTATGGTACAACTGAAATTTGCACATGCGAATTTATCGAGCGCAAGCAACAGTACGGCCTGGAGGATTGATTTTATTGCCGATCAGGTTGGTGGGTTAGTCACTGTAACAAGCGGAATGCAGGATACACAGAACCAGACGGCGAAAATAGGACTTGATGCCGGTACCTATTATGTACAGATTACCGGAACCGGAGTACTTACAGTCGGGTCTGCAGCTTACAGCTTCAGCGTACAGTATGAAGATACCTATTGTGAGACAGAACAAAATAATACGATTGCCACAGCAGATAATTATGACAGATTAGGTCAGACGATAACAGGAAGCATTTCCTCTGCATCGGATACCGATTATTATAAGATCACATCCACCACGAAAGGATATCTTTCATTTCAGTTACAGCACGATAAAGTGAGCGGCAGGCTTTCAACAGATATTTACAGTGTAGCAGTCTGCGATGCTGCCGGAAATACGTTGTATACAATGACAAGTAAGAAAGATGAGGAGAAATCCGAGTCGGTTAATTTTGGACTTGACGCCGGAACCTATTATCTGAAAGTATCAGGAATCCAATATATGGATGCGTCAGGTTCACTGACAGTTCAGGGAGCAAATGGAGAGACGTACAAGCTGAAGGTATCCTGGACGAATGCAGACAACTGGGAGAGCGAGAGCAATGATGATATAAATACAGCAGACACAATGACATCAGGCAAGGCAGTTTACGGAAGTCTGTATGGTGTCAGTGATTCTGATTATTATGGTTTTCAGACAACAAAAGACGGATATATCGTGATCAATCTGCAGCATTCGAAAGTTACAGGATGGCAGAATAAGGCTATTTATGCAGTTACAGTCTGTGATACTTCCGGCAATTCGATCTACGAAATGACCAGTAAAGCGGAAGATGAAGCCACGGATTCCATTAAACTGGGACTGTCAGCAGGTAAATATTATATTAAGGTGGCAGGTCAGAATGCATATTACGGCGGAAACTATGTGATCAAAACTACCTTTAAGGCGTGCAGTACCTGGGAGCACGAGAGCAATGATACTTACGATACAGCAAATACGGCTGTTTCCGGCACAACATACAGCGGAGATATCCGTACCTACAGTGATGTGGATTATTTTAAAACATCACTTTCTGCAAATGGTTATATCAATGTGAAACTGACGCATCCGGTTGTGAGCGGACAGGAAACAACAAACATGTTTGTGCTCAGCGTGATCCGCAAAGTGGATAAAGACCAGTATACAGAAGTCTACACTACGAAGATCCGTGGCGGGGACACAAGCATTTCCACGCCGAACCTTGGACTGCCGAAAGGTGAGTATTACATTAAGATCGCAGGAACCGGAAATACGACGGGAACATTATTGAGCGGAACGAGTTATCCTGTAAACTATGATGTATGTATCAAAGCAAAGACAGCAAGTGACCGGGAAGTGGAGTCGAATGATTCTGCTGCCACTGCAAATACCGTAAAGAACGGAAAAACTTATTACGGAAGCACAAGCAGTTCCTCGGACAAAGATTACTATAAGATCAAAATGTCAAAAGCAGGCTATCTGCAGATTAAGTTTGGACATAAAAACAGTCAGAGTACAGCAAGCTGTTATAATGTTGTTCTTTACAATAAGGATAACAGTGAAATTTATAAATTTACGAATACCGGGACAGAGACTTCTTATACATCCTGTAAATTAGGACTGGATGCGGGGGAATATTACGTATGCGTCAGTCAGGCTTCGACCCTTTATACCGGAGACTACACGATCTGCCTGACACAGAAAGCAGCTTCCGGCTGGGAGACAGAGAATAACGGTGACTGGGCATCCGCAGATAATATACAGGTAGGCAAAGCGGTAAAGGGTGTGATCACAGGCTATTCATCAGACGAAGACTATTATCGTTTTACACTTACAAAAGCACAGTATATCAATTTCAGTCTGGCACATGAAAAGATCAATGATGCGGGAAGAAGCTGGTATGTAACACTTTATAATGCAAATGCTAAGAGAGGTTATCAGGATTATGACCATATCTATTCTTATGCAGGAAGTACTTATACAGAATCATCTGCAGTCAAATTAAGCAGAGGAACCTATTATCTGAAAGTGCAGGCATTTGCAAAAAATGCTGTAGATAAAGAATATACCCTCTGTGTAAATAAGATTGGAAATAAAAAGACAAGCGTAACTTCCGTAAAATCGACAGCATACAATAAACTGAAAGTTTCATGGAAAGTTGTGCCGGCTGCAGCTTCCTATCAGATTTACCGCAGCACGAAAAAAGATGGAGATTACCAGAATATAAAAACCATCGACAGTGTGGGAACCAGTTCCTGGACGGATAGCAGTGTAAAAACCGGAAAAACATACTATTACAAGATCAAAGTAGTTGTTAAGACGCAGAATGGAAATCAGACCAGTGGATTTTCCAATGTAAAATCTGCAAAAGCTGTACCGGCAAAGACAACACTAAAAGCGAAAGCATCCAATGCAAAGAACGTAAAGCTGACCTGGTCAAAGGTAAAAGGCGCAAATGGCTATGAGATTTACCGCAGCAACAGAAAAGATGGAAAATACCAGAAAGTAAAAACTATATCCAAAGGCGGTACGACATCTTATAAAGATGGAAAACTGAAAAAATCAACGACTTACTATTATAAGATCCGTGTATATCGTAAAGTGGATAGAAAGAAAGTATATGGAAGTTATTCTTCCGTTGTTTCCGTAAAGACCAAAGCGAAATAA